One segment of Niallia sp. Man26 DNA contains the following:
- a CDS encoding DUF2187 family protein, with amino-acid sequence MRNKKASIGQFVHFKRASYDVLGYVTIFLENSVIVKIDSDIAEKLHYETNLTLVNNNKYKIIDKNGTVA; translated from the coding sequence ATGAGAAATAAAAAAGCATCCATAGGTCAATTTGTTCATTTTAAAAGGGCTAGCTATGATGTTTTAGGTTATGTAACAATTTTTTTGGAGAATAGTGTAATTGTAAAAATAGACAGTGATATTGCTGAAAAATTACATTATGAGACTAATTTAACATTGGTGAATAATAACAAATACAAGATTATAGACAAGAACGGAACAGTTGCTTAA
- a CDS encoding MarR family transcriptional regulator: MKTQDKIQIRELLQQLVRDFGLLQKDGSDCCGITVSQSHIVYELSKSPNISQQTLAEKLMMDTGLLSRQVNKLVELHFISRVPDPNDRRYVLLSLTDEGESKADEISNQMVEYLGNIFEHIQEDKHQQVLESLSLLLVAMNKNNGLGSCATK, translated from the coding sequence ATGAAAACACAGGATAAAATTCAAATACGTGAATTGTTACAACAGTTGGTAAGGGACTTTGGACTTCTTCAAAAAGATGGTTCTGACTGTTGTGGAATTACAGTATCACAAAGTCACATTGTCTATGAGTTAAGTAAAAGTCCGAATATATCTCAACAGACATTGGCAGAAAAATTAATGATGGATACAGGACTTTTAAGTCGTCAAGTGAATAAATTGGTTGAGCTTCACTTCATCTCAAGAGTTCCAGATCCTAATGATAGAAGATATGTCCTTCTGTCACTAACAGATGAAGGGGAATCGAAGGCAGATGAAATTTCCAATCAAATGGTGGAGTATCTCGGTAATATTTTCGAACATATACAGGAAGATAAGCATCAACAGGTTTTGGAAAGTCTAAGTTTGCTATTGGTTGCAATGAATAAAAATAATGGATTAGGTAGTTGTGCCACCAAATAA
- a CDS encoding Ger(x)C family spore germination protein: MAISEEVTKKGMLGFLDFVDRNREIRDDFSIVIVKGNSAGDILQVNNMYKKSASLKLFTQLTTMQKDWGGAPDIKLNDYVRIYNSQGQTPVLAAVKLAGDPKKGGNVENMKSEQPESQVIVDSLAVLKAGKLVGYASLYEIRDMLFVQNKIKSTVITSIFGKGKFGYRITASKTEVSAKDLNGVPNFHIKIETEGTLEGTDIYHNFKDIFAFEGLEDSINKKMEKEIKEFINKTKEEFNADIFGLGELLRDQDYKHFKQYKDNWDDGYAKAQIHINFNSEIKRSGLRKDPAIMK, translated from the coding sequence TTGGCCATAAGCGAAGAAGTTACGAAAAAGGGAATGTTGGGGTTTTTGGATTTTGTAGATCGAAACAGAGAAATAAGAGATGATTTTAGTATCGTTATTGTAAAAGGGAACAGTGCCGGTGATATTTTACAAGTAAATAATATGTATAAAAAAAGTGCTTCTCTGAAGCTATTTACCCAATTAACGACGATGCAAAAAGATTGGGGTGGAGCACCAGATATTAAATTAAATGATTATGTTCGGATATATAATTCTCAGGGCCAAACTCCCGTACTTGCAGCGGTTAAATTAGCTGGTGATCCGAAAAAAGGGGGAAATGTAGAAAATATGAAAAGTGAACAACCTGAGAGTCAAGTAATTGTTGACTCCTTGGCTGTTTTAAAAGCGGGGAAACTTGTTGGCTATGCCTCCTTGTATGAAATAAGGGATATGCTTTTTGTACAAAATAAAATTAAGAGTACAGTAATAACATCAATTTTTGGAAAAGGAAAGTTTGGTTATCGTATTACTGCTTCTAAAACAGAAGTTTCTGCGAAAGATTTAAATGGAGTACCTAACTTTCATATTAAAATAGAAACGGAAGGTACTTTAGAAGGTACTGATATTTATCACAATTTTAAAGACATTTTTGCGTTTGAGGGATTAGAAGATTCAATTAACAAAAAGATGGAAAAAGAAATAAAAGAATTTATTAATAAAACAAAAGAGGAATTTAATGCGGATATTTTTGGGTTAGGTGAGTTGCTTAGAGACCAGGATTATAAGCATTTTAAACAATATAAAGACAATTGGGATGATGGGTATGCTAAAGCACAAATACATATTAATTTTAATTCAGAAATCAAAAGAAGTGGATTAAGAAAAGATCCGGCAATTATGAAATGA